In a genomic window of Flavobacterium lipolyticum:
- a CDS encoding S8 family peptidase — translation MAQYLHLFLPNIKESIPYTSNSTRGPQVNIPDRDVASHSQKLTEAFEEIWKNIQNARNEREAIFLRSKQGTYLEFKSSIGFDLITKSLEDIRQGVRLLNIRQIGEKENEEILCTVYVPSGKESFFLKKVSDYADTENLTIYGKPKNQNLINSINDVKIAFVESLWTDPIQFLPDEISSWCEIWLRHNNVDAKGIIDDFLILLSENRIEHKTNYLNFPERAVLIVKVNRKQLSEIVAQTDYLAEIRIAQETAGFWTGQSNRDQQEWVEDLLGRLQIEDDINVRVCILDSGVNNGHSLLAPVLEDIHCLTVRPSWLTNDHESGSGHGTLMSGIAAYNNIEEMLESSEVIILSHKLCSVKIIPPPSQEATPMELWGDITSQAINRTEINLPNERIVYCMAITSVLDIDKGRPSSWSGAIDNIAFSESAEKLIIISAGNVVNSFDWDAYPESNLTCSVQNPAQSWNSLVVGAYTEKIDIKDSSYHDYVPVASKGQLSPFSSTSSLWEKKWPIKPDVVFEGGNILRNESGDFVDRYEDFGALSTSKNPVVRQFDTINATSAATAKASWMAAKIMSVY, via the coding sequence ATGGCTCAATATTTACATTTATTCCTTCCTAACATAAAAGAGTCCATACCATATACTTCTAATTCGACAAGAGGTCCTCAAGTAAATATACCCGATAGAGATGTCGCAAGTCATAGTCAGAAATTAACTGAGGCATTTGAAGAAATTTGGAAAAATATTCAAAATGCTAGAAATGAAAGAGAAGCGATTTTCCTAAGAAGTAAACAAGGAACCTATCTTGAGTTTAAAAGCAGCATTGGGTTTGATCTAATAACTAAAAGTTTAGAAGATATAAGACAAGGTGTTCGTTTGCTTAATATCAGACAAATAGGAGAAAAAGAAAATGAAGAAATTCTTTGTACAGTATATGTGCCTTCTGGAAAGGAAAGTTTTTTTTTGAAAAAAGTTTCTGATTATGCTGACACGGAAAACCTCACCATATACGGGAAACCAAAAAACCAAAATTTAATAAATAGTATTAATGATGTTAAAATTGCTTTTGTTGAATCTCTTTGGACAGATCCAATTCAATTTTTACCAGATGAAATTTCTTCTTGGTGTGAAATATGGTTGAGGCATAATAACGTGGATGCAAAAGGTATTATTGATGATTTTTTGATTTTGTTGTCAGAAAATAGGATTGAGCACAAAACAAATTATTTGAATTTTCCAGAAAGAGCTGTATTAATAGTTAAAGTTAATAGAAAACAATTGTCTGAAATAGTTGCACAGACTGATTATTTGGCAGAAATTAGAATTGCACAGGAGACAGCAGGTTTTTGGACAGGACAATCTAATAGAGATCAACAAGAATGGGTTGAAGATTTGCTTGGAAGATTACAAATTGAGGATGATATTAATGTTCGAGTTTGTATTCTAGATAGCGGTGTCAATAACGGACATTCATTATTGGCTCCAGTTTTAGAAGATATTCATTGTTTAACTGTTCGTCCTTCTTGGCTTACAAATGATCACGAGTCAGGAAGTGGACATGGAACATTGATGAGTGGAATTGCAGCATATAATAATATTGAAGAGATGCTAGAGTCTAGCGAAGTTATTATTTTATCACATAAATTGTGTTCAGTTAAAATAATACCACCGCCGTCGCAAGAAGCTACCCCGATGGAACTTTGGGGAGATATAACTTCTCAAGCAATTAACAGGACAGAAATTAATCTACCAAATGAAAGGATTGTTTATTGCATGGCCATTACTTCTGTTTTAGATATAGACAAAGGAAGGCCTTCATCATGGTCCGGAGCAATAGATAATATTGCTTTTTCAGAAAGTGCAGAAAAACTTATTATAATTAGTGCTGGTAATGTTGTTAATTCTTTTGATTGGGATGCTTATCCTGAGAGTAATTTGACATGTTCTGTACAAAATCCTGCCCAATCTTGGAATAGTTTAGTTGTAGGCGCTTACACCGAAAAAATCGATATTAAGGATAGTAGTTATCATGATTATGTGCCAGTAGCTTCAAAAGGGCAATTATCTCCTTTTAGTTCAACATCATCTTTGTGGGAAAAGAAATGGCCAATAAAACCAGATGTTGTGTTTGAAGGTGGCAATATATTAAGAAATGAAAGTGGAGATTTTGTAGATAGATATGAAGATTTTGGAGCATTATCAACTTCTAAAAACCCTGTTGTAAGACAGTTCGATACAATAAACGCGACAAGTGCAGCTACAGCAAAAGCTTCATGGATGGCGGCTAAAATAATGTCAGTATATTAG
- a CDS encoding helix-turn-helix domain-containing protein, giving the protein MKRTRKSEVPEVVKQLGIRIKDIIEEQQLKQREVAHDAEMDVENLRKYIKGSQEMKISTLFKIAQSLKVDPSDLIKDLKT; this is encoded by the coding sequence ATGAAAAGGACAAGAAAAAGTGAAGTTCCGGAAGTTGTCAAACAATTAGGAATCAGGATAAAAGATATCATAGAAGAGCAGCAGTTGAAACAAAGGGAAGTTGCTCATGATGCTGAAATGGATGTAGAGAATTTGAGGAAATACATCAAAGGTTCTCAGGAAATGAAGATAAGCACTTTGTTTAAAATTGCTCAATCTTTAAAAGTAGACCCAAGTGATTTAATAAAAGACTTAAAAACATAA